A part of Cannabis sativa cultivar Pink pepper isolate KNU-18-1 chromosome 6, ASM2916894v1, whole genome shotgun sequence genomic DNA contains:
- the LOC133038763 gene encoding uncharacterized protein LOC133038763, producing the protein MAPRLIIPATEHFTGRVTYRGTGVFAKIKARFEEFNLNNTANESRFGNFWNAVPLTFSSVLFHQLMLHKMKVDAQEELRMRFYVGRKEVRFGVLEFALITGLDFSSGPTEEEKAAQVARSGSDRLINRYFNRSDSVKTEALQLQFTNCQNPEDLYKLGLCLFVESVLLGREANALITPHILRYVEDLEFFFRIPWGKHSFARLMHSLQKDMLKQKANYEKKLSSDVQHECKYTAYGFAPAVQYWAYEAILEVGKRYGTNHGIRFPRMLSWTSKGDIGKKDVSALFSRRNLEVVKGLLPRTEEEAFVRTISYDGVENLVDDVVDDTEAEAGSQVPETQVPDTQERNTQVPIFGTFFLCLYFLLFLFCDICYIVELSYAYRIFLIYIFSGHWFRTSAQCTIFIRRSGCRVH; encoded by the exons atggctcccagactCATTATTCCAGCCACCGAGCATTTTACTGGCCGCGTCACATATAGGGGCACTGGAGTGTTTGCAAAAATCAAAGCTCGGTTTGAGGAGTTCAACCTTAATAACACGGCGAATGAAAGCCGTTTCGGGAACTTCTGGAATGCCGTTCCCTTGACATTctcctcggtgttatttcaccagttgatgctccacaaaatgaaagtggatgctcaggaggagttgaggatgaggttttatgttggtcggaaggaggtccgattcggggtgctggagtttgcactcattacgggtttggacttctcctcggggccaacagaagaggagaaggctgcGCAGGTTGCGCGCTCGGGGTCAGACCGATTGATCAACAGATATTTCAACCGGTCTGATAGTGTGAAGACAGAAGCACTCCAACTTCAGTTCACAAACTGCCAGAAcccggaagacttgtacaagctcggcttgtgcttgtttgtggagtcagtGCTTCTGGGCCGCGAGGCAAACGCGCTGATCACGCCTCACATACTTAGATATGTGGAAgacctcgagttcttcttccggattccttgggggaagcactcattcgcaagactcatgcactcgcttcagaaagacatgttgaaacagaaggccaactacgagaagaagctgagttcggatgttcagcacgagtgcaaatacacagcatatggcttcgcacctgcagtacaatattgggcgtacgaggctattttggaggttgggaagaggtatggcacgaaccacgggattcggttccccaggatgcttagctggacaagcaaaggcgatattgggaagaaagacgtcagcgcattattttctagacgg aatctggaagtggtgaaggggctacttccacggacagaggaggaggcatttgtgaggacaatatcttacgatggtgtggagAACCTGGTTGATGATGTTGTGGATGACACAGAGGCTGAGGCAGGTAGTCAGGTACCAGAGACTCAGGTCCCAGACACTCAGGAAAGAAACACTCAGGTACCaatttttggaactttttttttatgtctttattttttattgtttttgttttgtgatatttgttacattgtggaattatcgtatgcttaccgtatttttttgatatatattttttcaggccactggttcagaacctcagcccagtgcaccatcttcatcaggcgttcggggtgccgagtacactga
- the LOC115694980 gene encoding uncharacterized protein LOC115694980 translates to MLTPKEWLTDDHIDAAMHMLRRRRTDYPLTFPQKGIILSTFVTAMISSAWTSHKGPRKNFKWEDYILDYCTGAHKSQVFERWRGNEFIYFVLNLPTARHRVTVEVDM, encoded by the exons atgctcacaccaaaggaatggcttacagatgac CATATAGATGCAGCAATGCATATGCTGAGGAGGCGACGCACCGACTATCCACTGACATTTCCTCAGAAGGGTATCATTCTCTCCACATTCGTGACCGCCATGATCAGCAGTGCATGGACGAGCCACAAGGGTCCGAGGAAAAACTTTAAATGGGAGGATTATATCCTGGACTACTGCACAGGGGCtcataag tcccaagtctttgagagatggaggggtaacgagtttatttacttcgttctgAACCTTCCCACGGCAAGGCACCGGGTCACGGTTGAAGTCGACATGTAG